One Palaemon carinicauda isolate YSFRI2023 chromosome 4, ASM3689809v2, whole genome shotgun sequence DNA segment encodes these proteins:
- the LOC137639058 gene encoding uncharacterized protein, producing MVWPISYYEIYSIDGSFASFQSNNFLFLAGPLIDDTWFLVIISSCVAATLLGIILAIAFLKGKMKPMSDDALAKKEKALGLERCEAVLYPAPTPMPAPQLDSRSMSRALWAAIKPLEGNHYTVDHCQPMEQKPVRLDLLPPHDNSYDYVDYSGVTYATAGYATLTPRVDHQHSPRPAPAASFENIGYVPGDDGTEVERIAPDGCVVTAPRAARLLGSPRFAQGNNDHHHYEMVTPSPRRNKSLERGSGRQPPIISGPTSLGPVRLPALNGRPAPRYNLTALATGAHTLTPKADNSSRSERRHAHVSLDRSGSTNTKLVPASPTDHIYASPITSPVI from the exons ATGGTTTGGCCGATTAGCTATTATGAAATTTATTCTATTGATGGAAGTTTCGCAAGTTTCCAATCTAATAATTTTCTGTTTCTTGCAGGTCCCTTAATCGATGACACCTGGTTCCTCGTGATAATCTCGTCTTGTGTAGCGGCGACTCTTCTGGGCATCATCCTCGCCATCGCATTCCTCAA gggcAAAATGAAACCTATGAGTGATGACGCATTGGCAAAGAAGGAGAAAGCTCTAGGCCTTGAGAGATGTGAAGCTGTATTGTATCCAGCTCCAACCCCTATGCCAGCACCTCAGCTTGACAGCCGTTCGATGTCACGTGCTCTGTGGGCTGCCATCAAGCCTTTAGAGGGAAATCATTACACAGTAGACCATTGCCAACCCATGGAGCAAAAACCAGTACGATTAGACTTGCTACCACCGCATGACAATTCCTATGATTATGTTGACTATAGTGGCGTGACTTACGCTACTGCCGGCTACGCAACGCTGACACCTCGTGTAGATCATCAACACAGTCCCCGTCCAGCCCCTGCTGCTAGTTTTGAGAATATCGGCTATGTTCCTGGTGACGATGGCACTGAAGTGGAGCGCATTGCCCCCGACGGCTGTGTGGTAACTGCCCCACGAGCAGCTCGACTGCTGGGGTCACCACGATTTGCTCAGGGAAATAACGATCACCATCATTACGAAATGGTTACACCCTCGCCCAGGAGAAACAAATCCCTGGAACGAGGAAGCGGTCGCCAGCCACCTATCATCAGTGGGCCTACAAGTCTGGGACCGGTGAGGCTGCCAGCACTGAATGGTCGCCCTGCTCCTCGCTATAATTTAACAGCATTAGCCACAGGTGCTCACACCCTCACACCTAAAGCAGATAATTCTTCGAGATCGGAGAGACGACACGCTCATGTCTCTCTAGATCGTTCTGGAAGCACAAACACTAAGCTAGTTCCTGCCTCGCCCACAGACCATATCTATGCTTCGCCCATTACCTCCCCTGTCATTTGA